Part of the Cottoperca gobio chromosome 16, fCotGob3.1, whole genome shotgun sequence genome, TACACATGAACAGGCTCACGATTACAGTAGGTTTTTACTGTAGAGGTTAGTGTAAGACGAAGATAAGATCCATAGTAGCAGTTGTTACTTTATCACATTTCTTAACACCAGGGTCACATCCCGGACCTTACCTCAAACCAGAGACAACACAGATATAACCAATGACATCAATAATCACTGCCAAAGCCtaaatggaaaatgtttattaatgttacTCAttattacacctgtgcttttcctgctatgacaagtaAAAAAGGTCCATTTTGAGAAAGGACTGTGCTCTGATGTCATTGATTATTCTTTGATATTGAAAGAATGTGTTTGGGAAATGATGGTACTTTGACTTTGTACACCTCATGAAGTGGAACAGTATTTGTTCAGGTTACTTTTAATGTGATGAGGAGAATGGTCAGCAGATTGAAAGTATTGGTCAACAACGTACCTTGTCATAATGTCTGAACGCCTGCAGCAGGGACGGGAAGTTGTGGAAATTGACCTTCTTCAGGTGGTGCTGCACTGCGTTGACCAGGCTGCGCTGTGTTTCTCGGCCTCTCACGTACTGACCTGGCTCTGTGGAGTGGATTATAGCTCCAACACCTGTGCAGGAAGCAGGCAAAATGTGATAGTATAATGACTTGAACAAAAAAGCttcagtgtacagtatgtatttctTCAGGACACAACACATCTGCTGATGTTCAAAAAATGTAACCCAGGACAAAAGATATTTGAACATAAACTTTACCAAATTCATCCGACGGCAAGAGATTTCCAAAGGTGTGATCTGGTGGAAGATTCAAGGCATTTCCTCTTCTGAAAAGATGGGTTTATTGAGAGAATGACGTAAAGAattgttaaaataaagtataaccAGAGGTCACAGACAAGGTTGGTTAAAAGAAGTGTGACAGAAACGTACACATTGTTCTTTTTTCCAATTTGTGGCGCCATCTTTTCCGTGTTCTCAGATCTCTTCCAAACAGGCTTTGGATTGTAAAACCTATGGCACAATAATATGAGCGCAAGGTCAGGTACAATTTATTGTTCCTATAAGTTAGGTATACACTGAATAAACACATAGTGTCATGgaagtgtaaaacaaaacacttgtaCCCACTTATTTCAGCACTTACTTCCGTGTCTCCCCCAGCCAGTGGAGAGTTTTGCCAAGATTACATCCGTCGTTGAAATGAGGCGTGAGGATCCCAAACCTGCTGTCTTTACTGTAGTGACTCCAGTCGTACTTCCTATCAATCCTCTCACCTGCAGTAGGGCAAGGTGATTGTATTGTGAAAGATAGACATCCCCTTTAAAGATCAACAAAGGTTTTTGGTAGTGACAGTATAGatgaattgtattattttttcattcttcTTACCAACAAAATAAGCGTTGTGGCTACGAATGTAAGACTCGTGTCCCTCCTGAGCTTCCCTCTCCACATCCGCTGCTGTTTTTGAAGGGTTAATAATCTCACGCACATCTAACCCTGGGAAAAAAGTAACACGAGACATCCAAAAGACTGGACACATCATTCCTACTCTCATTAGAATTATTTATAAAcctaaaacataacatttcaataTCTGAACATTTTGGGGGAATAGTGACACaagtagtggtggtggtagtctagtggtacggctaccaaatacaacaccagatggttgtgagttcaataccagggctgccactattgtgcccctgagcaaggtttGCATATTcagtttcatgttttttatttatttaaatgtatcagTTATGACCTTATTTGATCATTCACATACCTCTTACTGTTTTTACACCATGCAGAGTTTGGTCGGTATTGCAGGTGGGAAGTCCAAcatgctgatgatgctgaccTGCCCACCTGTGCCTTTTTACTGGAGGTGTACACTGCTTCATTGAGCTCTTGTAACTTCTGCTGGAACAAGGTCTTTTGAGGAGGATTTAGTAAGTCTCTGCCCTGTTGGAATCATGTAACAAATGTAGAAGTTACATCAATGTTCTGCTTAAaaactgtatactgtatgtaaagttaGCATGTACCAAAACAAATACTGAACACACAAAAGTAAAACTGCAACTaatcttctttttcttaaatTGAACAATTAGCTACCCCAACAATTACACATTTTGAATGAGGCAAAAAGTAATTACCAAGGGGCATCTTAAAATGCCAACAAGCAAAGAAGTTTTGGTCCTACATTTTTGTAAGACATAGTGTTTAAAGCCATACATCTCCTCTCCAAGCaggacaaaaacattaattggTATTGCTCTAAACAGCCCACCAAATGTGGGGTATTTAGTTAAAACCCTCCCTTTTGTCCATTTAACCCACAAGGAGGTGGGTGTGCTTATGTGTGGTACTTACAGTCAGGGAAGATTTGGTGCTGATTCCATGAACAAGGGTTGTGGCAACATCTGGATCACTTGCCTTCCCTCTGTGCACTCTGATAGCTCCTGGTTCTGGTTGGGTACTGTTGCGGAATTTTCTCACGACAGGTGGAGTGGGGGGCTGGAAAGTAAAAATGTTGATATGGCATatcaaataaagtaaacaatTCTATTGTACCAAAGCACCAAGAGGCACAACTGAGATGGATGCAAATGGTTTTACCCTTGTCGCTTCTTGTAAGCAGGATTTAGTCCTGTCTCCTTCAGGTATAAGTTTCCCAGcctggtttaaaaaaatattttatagtaTTCAATGTACAGTAGGCCTATTTGCGAAAACAGAGGTTACGTTTAGCTAATTAAAACGCTACACTTTTATATTCAGCATAGGAGTAAGCAAACGCAAAATTAGCTAGCAAGATCACTTACCCTCGGTATGTTTGGAAATGTATCTGTAACGTTATATTTCAATTGGTAAGAGGTATTTCCGTCCGTCATGTTCAACTTTAATTCACACGTAGCAACAACCGAGTCATTTGTATTTGTCGTCCTCTCTACAGGGAAAACTTTAAACTACttttaagctaagctagctaacaGTCTGTTTGAGACCCTGAGTAACAGCGCACCTGTTTTGCGTTTCGTTACCTAGCAACATCAGGCCGTTCAATTCAAAATACTATTACAGGGTAACGTCATTTCGAAATACTTTTTAtgtgaatataaaatatgtaaacatttgacatttatacGACTCAACGCTTGTTATGTAAATTGATAGTCAATCAATCACACATATGATGATTGATCCTTATGGTATTTCTGGAAAgattgcttcttcttttttttttaaacccaggagtatttttctctttttggccAAGTATCCTACTGCAATTCTTAATagtcttttatttgtttgtgtcttgtAGTTTTCTGGAAAGGAACATACCAGTAAATTGGGAATAAATCCTAACATATGATTGGTCCGTAGCACCAGTACGTAGGCGGCTTGTCAATTCCAGTCATACGATCTGTCATCATCCTTCATACAATGCGAAAAGGGAAGTTGAAAGAAGTGGGAGAGGGACATCGCCGAGCCTTATGAGATCTAACGTTACGGTAGCTGTCTGGGTAATCGACACACTGAACAGATACTGAAGTGACACGAAGATTGTCCTGAAGACACCATTCACAATAGCTAGCCTCTTCTTTTTGGTAAGTGAGTAGCTAATATTAGCGTTAGCTCGCTAATGGCTATCCGGAGGGCTCCTCCCGATGCGGCCAGAGCTAAACAACGTTCGCTTACTGTGTTAGCCAGCCCAGTGTCTATTATCTGgctagctaactttagctagaCGACACTGGAAGGGCCAAGCTAGTTAGCATAGTAACATAACGTTGATAGTCATGTTTAGATTACTTACGTTTAATATAACAAACATGTGAAACTATATTTAGTCCTCTGATTAATGAGGGAGTTCACTAAATTAACGTCATGCAGCTAAGGCTAGCTAGCTGTCACTAGCTGTACACACCCAAAACTGCATCATCTGTGTTTTGGCATTATCAAACGCTATGTTGGGTTAAATGTCAGATCTAGTGTGTATGAGCTTGGTGTGTATGATACTACCCAGATTGAAACTAACGTTACACTGGCACAAATATCCTTTCTTACAgctaataattgtttttgacatttagaATTTACTAACGCTAGGTAGCTATGTTGCTAACGCTAGCAGTCGTTACAATGCTAACACGAGccagtcaacaacaacaacataacagGTTATTTGTGGTTAACTGTGTGTCGTAATGCGATTTCGATGAGTTGacagtcatttattttggtCTGATACTCTGTATTTACTTGGTTGCTGGTAATGAGAAATGTCTAAGCTACAGAGAGAATCTGTTGTTGCCTGGTTAACATGGTTGCTGTTGTTATTCACCTTAAATCTACAGACCGCTGGATAGAAAACTGCCTGTAACTTAACCTTGAAACATTTCTCCACATATGTGCCCAGACCCGTGTGATACTAATCCCCTTTGTGACAGTCTGCCTCACATAGTTAAAGCTACAAGCAGGAGTTGCcagctgtttgttgttgctgttacaACAGTCggtcaacttaaaaaaaaaattggtaTAGGTGAGAATCTTTGGCAACTTTGGTAGCAGAAGTTCAGATGCCAAAATATTGGGGTTACTGTCAGGCGGAAATGTGACACTCACTACAGCACCAAACCCTAGCAAGTTTTAGCTATACCTGTTACACTTATTTGCAACCAACTTTTGTttggcaaagaaaaaaacagtgcCTGGTAATATGAAACTCTTGTTGACTCAGTGTGAAGTAAACTTCAGTAAGTTTCCCTCTAAATACAACGAGGCCTCCGGGTTTAGAATGCTTGTTCTAAAAGATATTGGAGCAGCAGCG contains:
- the efhb gene encoding LOW QUALITY PROTEIN: EF-hand domain-containing family member B (The sequence of the model RefSeq protein was modified relative to this genomic sequence to represent the inferred CDS: deleted 1 base in 1 codon) — encoded protein: MTDGNTSYQLKYNVTDTFPNIPRAGKLIPEGDRTKSCLQEATRPPTPPVVRKFRNSTQPEPGAIRVHRGKASDPDVATTLVHGISTKSSLTGRDLLNPPQKTLFQQKLQELNEAVYTSSKKAQVGRSHHQHVGLPTCNTDQTLHGVKTVRGLDVREIINPSKTAADVEREAQEGHESYIRSHNAYFVGERIDRKYDWSHYSKDSRFGILTPHFNDGCNLGKTLHWLGETRKFYNPKPVWKRSENTEKMAPQIGKKNNVRGNALNLPPDHTFGNLLPSDEFGVGAIIHSTEPGQYVRGRETQRSLVNAVQHHLKKVNFHNFPSLLQAFRHYDKAGKGLIDKEDLQAVCRQFQLDVSKPVLDDLMDYCDTDKDGLINFLEFSNFLNWKDKMPINSRDQCIMTNECQTSTPPANIETEPLSESAQLPASQALIKPEDLEPIKPGSSLKTVRTLRRPREAPDHFMTSSTLIGSVRDQASSNSRTYGVPSVRSDLPAPRIKRVSDMNNYGDTSTAADLLYPSVHVLRGVHEEHFFCPRTRKEIAEIFKNVGVNVSEETFDEAWKLASMKHPAGEVCVEVFRNVLKEIKAM